Proteins encoded within one genomic window of Chrysemys picta bellii isolate R12L10 chromosome 6, ASM1138683v2, whole genome shotgun sequence:
- the LOC135984288 gene encoding uncharacterized protein LOC135984288 — protein MQSSPAVMAVQSGNRKRAPAWTDREVLDLIAVWGDESVLSELRSKRRNAKIYEKISKDMAERGYSRDATQCRVKIKELRQGYQKTKEANGRSGSHPQTSRFYEALHSILGAAATTTPPVTVDSEDGILSTAGSSDMLGDGEDEEGDEEGEAVGSSHNADFPDSQDLFITLTEIPYEASPAITPDTESGEGSATPSATVSQPSLESHSQRLARIRRRKKRTREDMFSELMASSQAQAAQQTQWRENLTRMHQANMDREERWRQEDQQATQTLLGLLREQTDTLRRLVDVLQERRQEDRAPLQSISNRPPPPPSPIPTSPKVQRRRGGRVPANSHSTPAESSSSRRLSFPKI, from the exons atgcagagctctccagcagtgatggccgtgcagtctgggaatagaaagagagccccagcatggactgatcgtgaagtcttggatctcatcgctgtgtggggcgatgagtccgtgctttccgagctgcgatccaaaagaaggaatgcaaagatctacgagaagatctctaaagacatggcagagagaggatacagccgggatgcaacgcagtgccgcgtgaaaatcaaggagctgagacaaggctaccagaagaccaaagaggcaaacggacgctccggatcccatccccagacatcccgtttctacgaggcactgcattccatcctcggtgctgccgccaccactaccccaccagtgaccgtggactctgaggatgggatactgtccacggccggttcctcagacatgttaggggacggggaagatgaggaaggagatgaggagggcgaggcagttggcagctctcacaacgctgatttccccgacagccaggatctcttcatcacccttacagagatcccctacgaagcgtccccagccattaccccggacacagaatctggtgaaggatcagcca ccccgtctgcgactgtctcacaacctagcctggaatcacactcccagaggctagcgcggattaggcgtaggaagaagaggacacgggaggacatgttctctgagcttatggcctcttcccaagcccaggcagcacagcagacccagtggcgggagaacttgacccgaatgcaccaagccaacatggatcgggaggagaggtggcggcaggaagaccagcaggcgactcaaacgctgcttggactactgagggagcaaacggacacgctccggcgccttgtggatgttctgcaggaacggaggcaggaggacagagccccgctgcagtccatctctaaccgccctcccccgccaccaagtcccatacccacctcacccaaagtgcaaagaaggagaggcggcagagtccctgctaactctcactccacccctgcagagagctctagtagcagaaggctctcatttcccaaaatttga